In a single window of the Drosophila albomicans strain 15112-1751.03 chromosome 3, ASM965048v2, whole genome shotgun sequence genome:
- the LOC117570585 gene encoding protein sprint isoform X1: MGRLFQYNRFGAVESNNKRKKDTQKKPHDKAKMLRNAMNCPDYADIYCSTNTTTNAGKNLDLAFNKCQEWSNKLKLQPATATAATTADEPAVNTQSRTHKVYDSMKNFLQRKLFAQPSQLKCEDEPTSDYDEQDLLDSSYQADAEEDELDGDELLVNCSCSSAEATPKRSSNNKSPQKSLLSLNCWQSSQPSDSSGSEEATADQPESDDAGISDCCQLLNESSNSSGSGKRRGTPKKRQTPRYNHNTDDEEDAGEEPELLHCAWYQPRITAKAAQEHLQQATPGSFLLRRSTPRNFELCLRLENKVKCYAVQCNRRSEMYSLKGAKKQFSTLKALITHHSVMAEQLPLTLDMPRERDLVKSSAVRYADDFEPLESLQLLGILKSLQAKNFEA; the protein is encoded by the exons CTACGCAATGCGATGAATTGTCCCGACTATGCGGACATCTATTGCTCGAcgaatacaacaacaaatgccgGCAAGAACCTTGACCTGGCCTTCAATAAGTGTCAGGAATGGAGCAACAAGCTGAAGTTGCAACcggccacagcaacagctgcaacaacagctgatGAGCCAGCAGTGAATACGCAGAGTCGCACACACAAAGTCTACGACAGCATGAAGAACTTTTTGCAGCGCAAACTGTTCGCACAACCCTCGCAGCTGAAGTGCGAAGATGAACCAACCAGCGACTACGATGAG CAGGACCTACTCGACTCCTCGTATCAAGCAGACGCGGAGGAAGATGAGTTGGATGGCGATGAGCTGCTGGtcaactgcagttgcagctcAGCGGAGGCGACACccaaacgcagcagcaacaacaaatcgcCACAAAAATCGCTGTTGTCGTTGAATTGCTGGCAGAGCAGTCAACCGAGTGATTCCAGTGGCAGCGAGGAGGCGACAGCAGATCAGCCTGAATCCGATGATGCGGGCATCTCCGATTGCTGTCAGCTACTCAacgaaagcagcaacagcagcggaaGTGGCAAACGTCGTGGCACACCCAAAAAACGCCAAACACCGAGGTATAATCACAACACCGATGACGAGGAGGACGCAGGCGAGGAGCCCGAATTGTTGCACTGTGCGTGGTATCAGCCGCGGATCACAGCGAAAGCGGCACAGGAGCATCTGCAACAAGCCACGCCGGGGAGCTTTCTGTTGCGTCGCAGCACTCCGCGCAACTTTGAGTTGTGTCTGCGACTGGAGAACAAGGTGAAGTGCTATGCGGTGCAGTGCAATCGGAGGAGTGAAATGTACAGCCTGAAGGGTGCCAAGAAACAGTTTAGCACATTAAAGGCGCTCATCACGCATCATTCGGTGATGGCCGAGCAGTTGCCGTTGACACTGGATATGCCCAGGGAACGGGATTTGGTCAAATCATCCGCAGTGCGTTATGCGGATGATTTTGAGCCACTTGAATCGCTGCAATTGCTGGGCATTCTGAAGAGTCTACAGGCCAAAAACTTTGAGGCATAG
- the LOC117570585 gene encoding protein sprint isoform X2: MGRLFQYNRFGAVESNNKRKKDTQKKPHDKAKMLRNAMNCPDYADIYCSTNTTTNAGKNLDLAFNKCQEWSNKLKLQPATATAATTADEPAVNTQSRTHKVYDSMKNFLQRKLFAQPSQLKCEDEPTSDYDEDLLDSSYQADAEEDELDGDELLVNCSCSSAEATPKRSSNNKSPQKSLLSLNCWQSSQPSDSSGSEEATADQPESDDAGISDCCQLLNESSNSSGSGKRRGTPKKRQTPRYNHNTDDEEDAGEEPELLHCAWYQPRITAKAAQEHLQQATPGSFLLRRSTPRNFELCLRLENKVKCYAVQCNRRSEMYSLKGAKKQFSTLKALITHHSVMAEQLPLTLDMPRERDLVKSSAVRYADDFEPLESLQLLGILKSLQAKNFEA; this comes from the exons CTACGCAATGCGATGAATTGTCCCGACTATGCGGACATCTATTGCTCGAcgaatacaacaacaaatgccgGCAAGAACCTTGACCTGGCCTTCAATAAGTGTCAGGAATGGAGCAACAAGCTGAAGTTGCAACcggccacagcaacagctgcaacaacagctgatGAGCCAGCAGTGAATACGCAGAGTCGCACACACAAAGTCTACGACAGCATGAAGAACTTTTTGCAGCGCAAACTGTTCGCACAACCCTCGCAGCTGAAGTGCGAAGATGAACCAACCAGCGACTACGATGAG GACCTACTCGACTCCTCGTATCAAGCAGACGCGGAGGAAGATGAGTTGGATGGCGATGAGCTGCTGGtcaactgcagttgcagctcAGCGGAGGCGACACccaaacgcagcagcaacaacaaatcgcCACAAAAATCGCTGTTGTCGTTGAATTGCTGGCAGAGCAGTCAACCGAGTGATTCCAGTGGCAGCGAGGAGGCGACAGCAGATCAGCCTGAATCCGATGATGCGGGCATCTCCGATTGCTGTCAGCTACTCAacgaaagcagcaacagcagcggaaGTGGCAAACGTCGTGGCACACCCAAAAAACGCCAAACACCGAGGTATAATCACAACACCGATGACGAGGAGGACGCAGGCGAGGAGCCCGAATTGTTGCACTGTGCGTGGTATCAGCCGCGGATCACAGCGAAAGCGGCACAGGAGCATCTGCAACAAGCCACGCCGGGGAGCTTTCTGTTGCGTCGCAGCACTCCGCGCAACTTTGAGTTGTGTCTGCGACTGGAGAACAAGGTGAAGTGCTATGCGGTGCAGTGCAATCGGAGGAGTGAAATGTACAGCCTGAAGGGTGCCAAGAAACAGTTTAGCACATTAAAGGCGCTCATCACGCATCATTCGGTGATGGCCGAGCAGTTGCCGTTGACACTGGATATGCCCAGGGAACGGGATTTGGTCAAATCATCCGCAGTGCGTTATGCGGATGATTTTGAGCCACTTGAATCGCTGCAATTGCTGGGCATTCTGAAGAGTCTACAGGCCAAAAACTTTGAGGCATAG